The Ascaphus truei isolate aAscTru1 chromosome 3, aAscTru1.hap1, whole genome shotgun sequence genome includes a region encoding these proteins:
- the PRKRIP1 gene encoding PRKR-interacting protein 1, with amino-acid sequence MAAEAVSGKPSRPKKEPQPLVIPKNATEEQRLRLERLMRNPDKLASIPERPKDWTPRSAPEFVRDVMGSSAGAGSGEFHVYRHLRRREYQRQEFMDVMSEKQKLDDEFDRKMKENKILADERTAKRRLKRQKLKEKKKNTAKKSKPGGKETHTDSENSSAPESSDNDKSDPEEGDNAEKPSGGR; translated from the exons ATGGCGGCCGAAGCCGTGTCTGGGAAGCCTTCGCGGCCCAAGAAGGAGCCGCAGCCGCTCGTCATTCCGAAGAATGCGACCGAGGAGCAGCGGCTGAGGCTGGAGCGGCTGATGAGGAATCCT GATAAACTTGCTTCAATACCTGAGAGGCCAAAGGATTGGACTCCAAGATCTGCTCCAGAATTTGTGCGAGATGTTATGG GTTCCAGTGCTGGTGCGGGAAGTGGCGAGTTTCATGTGTATCGACATCTTCGCCGCAGAGAGTACCAGAGACAGGAATTTATGGATGTCATGTCTGAAAAG CAAAAGTTAGATGACGAATTTGACAGAAAGATGAAGGAGAACAAGATCTTGGCAGATGAACGAACAGCAAAGCGCAGATTAAAACG gcaaaaattaaaagaaaagaaaaaaaacacggcTAAAAAATCTAAACCAGGCGGAAAAG AAACGCATACGGATTCTGAAAACTCTTCAGCCCCGGAGTCAAGTGATAATGACAAATCTGATCCTGAAGAGGGAGATAATGCTGAGAAGCCCAGCGGAGGGCGATGA